The DNA window CCCGGCTCGCCGGAGCGCGGCCAGATCGGGCGCGCACCGCCCGTACCGCTCGCGATAGCGGCTCAGCGCCTCGTCCACCTCGCGCAGGCCGATCTCGGTCCGCAGCCGCTCGATCCAGGCGGCGGCCACCGCCTTCGTGCGCTCGTCGGGGGGGTTTTCGTACAGCTCCTCGTACTCCGCCAGCGCCGCCCGGAGGTCGCCCGCCAGTTCCAGCATGCGCGCGGCGTGGCGCTGGAGTTCCGGCGGGGCGCCGGGCCGGGCCGCCCCCAGCCTCCAGTAGCGGCGCGCTCCGATGTAGTCCTTCTGGTAGTAGCACTCCCAGCCGGCCCAGTAGGCGATCTCCCAGTTCTCGGGCATCATCTCGATCCCCTTGTCGTACAGGCGGAGTGCGAGGTCGGGACGCCGCGCCTCGACCGACATGATCAGCGCGCCGACGAGGTAGGCCTCGAGAAACCTGGGATCCAGTTCGGTGATGGCGCCGCGGAAGATCCGGTCGACGAACGCGTAGCGGCTGCGGTCCTCGTAGTTCGAGTAGTACTGGATGGCCCACAGGTAGAGCAGGTCGGCGAGGCTCTCCTCCTGCCCGAGGCTCATCGCCCGCAGCGCCGCACCCTTCGGCAGATAGAGCAGTCCGGCGGCGACGCGCGTCGTCCCCGCCTGCTCGAGACCGTAGCGGGCCCCGAGCGCGCCGGCCGCCAGGGCCAGCGCCAGGGCCGCGACGAGGGCCCGCCGCAGCATCAGACGAGGTCCCTCCGGCGAAACGCCGCGCAGGCGACGAGCAGCATCAGGCCCGCGTACGCGGCCTCGTGGAGGGTGGCCAGCACCAGGCGGTCGGCGGGGATGTCGAGGCCGTGCACGGCGAGCGGCCGCACGTCGCCGTACTCGAGGTCGGGAAGGACCAGGTACACGGCATGGACGGCCGCTCGCGCGGCCCCCTCTCCGAGCCGCTGTTCGAGGAGCGGCAGCGACCACAGAAGGTGGCCGACCAGCCAGGTGGCGGCGGTGAACAGTGCGGTGAAGATCGGCGTGGAGAACGACGCGAAGAAGACGGCCGCCGCGGTGACGAACACCAGCTCCACCCAGAGCATGAACACCGCGACGATCAACGCGGGGTCGAATGCACCCCTGATGGCAAGCACCGCGAACATCGCGGCCGCCATGAGCGCGGTGTTCACCGTGATCGCCGCGGCCAGTCCCGCGAACTTGCCGAGGACGTACTCCCAGCGGGCCACCGGCAGGGCGAGGGTGGTCTGGACCGTCCGCCGTTCCATGTCGCGGAACAGCATCCCCACGCCGACGAAGAGCGTGATCATCAGGCCGAAGAGGTTGATCGCCGACAGGCCGATGTCCTTGATGATCTTCACGTCGTCCCCGACGGTGAGGAGGGACAGCACGCGGGAGAAGGCGATCAGCACGACGGCGAAGACCAGCAGCAGATAGAGGATCCGCTGGCGGATCGCCTCGGCGAGCGTCGCTCTCGCGATGGCGGCGACGCGGGTCACGGTTCTTCCTCCCCGCCCACCGCCCGGAGGAAGAGGTCCTCCAGCCGCTCCCGCTGGGGCACGAGCGCCTGTAGCGACGCGCCCGCGCGGTCCACGGCGGCGAGGATCTCCCCGGCGGTGGCCGAGGCCGGGAAGCGCAGCAGCCGCTCTTCCCCGCGGACGCTGATAGGCTCCGCTCCGGCGATCTCCTGGCCGCCCCGCACCTCGACCTCCCAGCCGAGGATTCGCCGGCGGCGCGAGAGGGTGCCGAGGTCGAGCAGCTCGCGCAGCCGGCCGCGGACGAGGATCGCGACGCGGTCGCACAGCATCTCCGCGTCGGAGAGCACGTGCGAGGCGAAGAGCACTGTGACCCCGTCTCTCTTGAGCCCGAGGATCAGGTCGCGAAACTCCCTCCGGCCCACCGGATCGAGCCCGCTCATCGGCTCGTCGAGGATCACCAGCCGCGGGCGTCCGGCGAGGGCCCGCGCCATCCCGGCACGCTGGACCATTCCCTTCGAGTAGCGGCGCAGTTTGCGGTCGATCGCGCCGCCCAGACCGACCCGCTCCAGCAGCTCCGGGACGAGCGACGCCCGCTCGGGCGCGGGGATTCCGTGCATCCGCGCGGCGAAGTCGACCAGCTCGCGGCCGGTCAGGTCGTCCGGAAAGTAGGGGTTCTCCGGGAGGTACCCCACGGCAGCACGCGCCGAGGGCTCGTCCGCGGGGCGGCCCATCAGCGTCACCTCGCCCCGGTCGGGGAACAGCAGTCCGAGGGCGAGCTTGATCGCCGTCGTCTTTCCCGCGCCGTTGGGACCGATCAGCCCGAGGATCTCCCCCTCGCGAACCTCGAGCTCCAACCCGTCGAGGGAGACGACCGGCCGCTGCCAGAAGTGCGTCTTGTAGCTCTTGCGGACGCCGCGGAACCGGATCGCCGCGGTCTGCCGCGCGGTGGGGGCTGGGCTCGGCATGGACCGTCCGACGATCGTTCCCTTTCCCCGCTCCGTTTCGCGGGATCGGCCGGCGTGGCCCGAACGCACACGAATCGTACCGGAGGCCACCGGATTTGACGATTATGCGAGCGGGTGCCGGGTGTCAAGCGCGGCGCGCGCCGCATCGCCCCGCAGCGGTGCGAGCGGCGGGACGCCCTTCCGGCCGGCCGCCGGCGCTCCGGCCGGCGGCGATCGATCGCGAGGAATCCGGCGTGGACGGCGATCGGCGCTTCGCCCCCGCGCCGGCCCCCGCCGCCATGCGCCCCCGGGCGCGCTCCTGCCGTTCCGCCGTGGCGCCCGCGGTCTCCGGCCGGGCGGCCCAGTCGGCAGCCCGGCGCCGGGGGGCGATCGGCGGGGTTCGCCGCAGGAAGATCCCGCAC is part of the Acidobacteriota bacterium genome and encodes:
- a CDS encoding ABC transporter permease yields the protein MTRVAAIARATLAEAIRQRILYLLLVFAVVLIAFSRVLSLLTVGDDVKIIKDIGLSAINLFGLMITLFVGVGMLFRDMERRTVQTTLALPVARWEYVLGKFAGLAAAITVNTALMAAAMFAVLAIRGAFDPALIVAVFMLWVELVFVTAAAVFFASFSTPIFTALFTAATWLVGHLLWSLPLLEQRLGEGAARAAVHAVYLVLPDLEYGDVRPLAVHGLDIPADRLVLATLHEAAYAGLMLLVACAAFRRRDLV
- a CDS encoding ABC transporter ATP-binding protein, with the protein product MRSGHAGRSRETERGKGTIVGRSMPSPAPTARQTAAIRFRGVRKSYKTHFWQRPVVSLDGLELEVREGEILGLIGPNGAGKTTAIKLALGLLFPDRGEVTLMGRPADEPSARAAVGYLPENPYFPDDLTGRELVDFAARMHGIPAPERASLVPELLERVGLGGAIDRKLRRYSKGMVQRAGMARALAGRPRLVILDEPMSGLDPVGRREFRDLILGLKRDGVTVLFASHVLSDAEMLCDRVAILVRGRLRELLDLGTLSRRRRILGWEVEVRGGQEIAGAEPISVRGEERLLRFPASATAGEILAAVDRAGASLQALVPQRERLEDLFLRAVGGEEEP